The following are encoded together in the Phyllopteryx taeniolatus isolate TA_2022b chromosome 21, UOR_Ptae_1.2, whole genome shotgun sequence genome:
- the ndufs5 gene encoding NADH dehydrogenase [ubiquinone] iron-sulfur protein 5, whose amino-acid sequence MPFVDLQSRLGVDVDRWLLLQSGPQPGRRAARCHTFEKDWIDCAHGIGQTRAKRECRLEFEDFYECMHRQKMHQRLHAISQQRNKMMKEGTYTPPVCHTGRGERSEP is encoded by the exons ATGCCTTTCGTGGACCTGCAGTCGCGTCTGGGCGTGGACGTGGACCGCTGGCTGCTGCTGCAGAGCGGCCCGCAACCCGGCCGGCGGGCGGCGCGCTGCCACACCTTCGAGAAGGACTGGATCGACTGCGCCCACGGCATCGGGCAGACGCGCGCCAAGCGAGAGTGCCGCCTGGAGTTTGAGGACTTCTACGAGTGCATGCACAGGCAGAAAATG CACCAGCGTTTGCACGCCATCAGCCAGCAGCGCAACAAGATGATGAAGGAGGGCACGTACACGCCGCCCGTCTGCCACACGGGCCGGGGCGAACGCTCCGAGCCGTGA